Proteins encoded by one window of Candidatus Woesearchaeota archaeon:
- a CDS encoding GTP-binding protein encodes MVRNKELEKAKSDIPSRIKELEDELSRTRYNKKTQGHIGLLKAKIAQLKEKQQQRKKGKGKTAGYTVKKTGDATVIMVGFPSVGKSTLLNRLTNAKSQTAAYSFTTLTCIPGMLEHKGAKIQVLDVPGVVKGASSGRGRGKEVLSVAVNSDLVLFLIDVFHPEHYGILLHELRDSYLRINEEKPDIRIKKKAKGGLDIGSTVKLTKIDRETIKKILNQFKIINADVLVRSNIDADQLIDAIEDNKKYLPGIIALNKIDLASEKQIEEVKRINPDILISAEKGTAVEGLKELIFEKLGFIRIYCKEQGKKADTKEPMILKKGATLQTMCEKLHRDFIMRFRFARIWGSSKFPGQAIRKLSYPLKDKDIVELVLD; translated from the coding sequence ATGGTCAGGAATAAAGAGCTGGAAAAGGCAAAATCCGACATTCCCTCAAGGATAAAGGAGCTTGAAGATGAGCTTTCCAGGACAAGGTATAATAAGAAGACCCAGGGCCACATAGGCCTGCTAAAGGCAAAGATAGCCCAGCTTAAGGAGAAGCAGCAGCAGCGGAAAAAGGGCAAGGGCAAAACAGCCGGCTATACAGTAAAGAAGACAGGGGATGCCACAGTTATCATGGTAGGCTTCCCCTCTGTAGGGAAAAGCACGCTGCTGAACAGGCTGACCAACGCAAAGTCACAGACAGCTGCTTACTCCTTCACAACCCTGACCTGTATTCCCGGCATGCTGGAGCACAAAGGCGCGAAAATTCAGGTTCTGGATGTTCCGGGAGTTGTAAAGGGCGCATCCTCTGGCAGGGGGCGCGGCAAGGAGGTCTTGTCTGTAGCAGTGAACTCAGACTTAGTATTGTTCTTAATCGATGTTTTCCATCCCGAGCATTATGGCATACTGCTGCATGAGTTAAGGGATTCCTACCTAAGGATAAACGAGGAAAAGCCCGACATAAGGATAAAAAAGAAAGCAAAAGGCGGCTTAGACATAGGCTCTACAGTAAAGCTCACCAAAATAGACAGGGAAACAATAAAGAAGATACTTAACCAGTTCAAGATAATTAATGCAGATGTGTTGGTAAGAAGCAACATAGATGCTGATCAGCTGATAGATGCTATAGAAGACAATAAAAAATATTTGCCCGGCATAATAGCGCTGAACAAGATAGACCTTGCTTCAGAAAAGCAGATTGAGGAAGTAAAGAGGATAAATCCCGACATACTGATAAGCGCAGAAAAAGGAACAGCAGTTGAGGGGCTGAAAGAGCTTATCTTTGAGAAGCTCGGATTCATAAGGATTTACTGCAAGGAGCAGGGCAAAAAAGCCGACACAAAAGAGCCCATGATACTGAAGAAAGGCGCCACTCTGCAGACCATGTGCGAGAAGCTCCACAGGGATTTTATAATGCGGTTCAGGTTTGCCCGTATATGGGGGAGCTCAAAATTTCCCGGCCAGGCAATAAGGAAGCTTAGCTATCCCCTAAAGGATAAGGACATCGTTGAGCTTGTCCTGGATTAG
- the tnpA gene encoding IS200/IS605 family transposase: MTKNLYKHFNPEVHKIESKIANVRAGHHCKFNINYHIIWIPKYRKPILKGKVKDVLATIIDGICYDIRLNMLALEIMPDHLHLFVGARPTHHPADIVKRLKGNTSIQLRRCFIQLKYLGYKFPYKKFDSLWARGYYCGSAGHASQEQVKRYILEQEDKDVFEYDIYGCPQKLKGQLKIGDFTK, encoded by the coding sequence ATGACTAAAAATCTATACAAGCACTTTAATCCAGAAGTGCACAAAATTGAAAGTAAAATAGCAAATGTCCGAGCAGGACATCATTGCAAATTTAACATTAATTATCACATCATCTGGATACCAAAGTACAGAAAACCTATCCTAAAAGGAAAGGTTAAAGATGTTTTAGCTACCATCATTGATGGAATCTGCTATGACATCAGATTGAATATGCTAGCATTAGAGATAATGCCAGACCATCTTCATTTATTTGTTGGAGCAAGACCAACACATCATCCTGCAGACATTGTAAAAAGATTGAAAGGCAATACTTCAATCCAGCTAAGAAGATGTTTCATTCAATTGAAATATCTTGGTTACAAATTTCCTTACAAGAAATTTGATAGCCTCTGGGCTAGAGGTTATTATTGTGGCTCTGCAGGACATGCTTCTCAAGAACAAGTAAAAAGATACATTCTTGAGCAAGAAGATAAAGATGTGTTTGAGTATGACATTTATGGTTGTCCTCAGAAACTAAAAGGACAACTGAAAATTGGAGATTTTACAAAGTAG
- a CDS encoding DUF1385 domain-containing protein, whose translation MKKPTIGGQAVLEGVMLRSPNYYVTSVRNEKGKIITQLKKIRKKPKWFQWPFIRGIVNLIEMLIIGIKSLTWAANQVSDEDEKLSNTAVFLTLLAAIAFAIALFVALPYFLSLLSGVKEESSPVIFNMIDGAIKIIIFLAYLYIISLMKDIRRVFEYHGAEHKTVYAYESGKNLTVSNIKKYSTKHPRCGTSFLFIVVIISIFFFALIPPVVLLIFPSFISLNFFLRKVILFFLRILLIPLIAAVSYELLKLSGRHSGNPVIRAVSYPGILLQHITTKEPDDKQIEVAIKSMQEILKKEKIKYPC comes from the coding sequence ATGAAAAAGCCAACAATAGGCGGTCAGGCGGTTTTAGAGGGGGTGATGTTACGTTCACCGAACTATTATGTAACAAGCGTAAGGAACGAAAAGGGAAAAATCATCACTCAGCTAAAGAAAATCAGGAAAAAACCGAAATGGTTTCAATGGCCTTTTATCCGCGGCATTGTAAATCTGATTGAGATGCTTATCATAGGCATTAAGTCCTTAACATGGGCAGCAAATCAGGTCTCAGACGAAGATGAAAAGCTCTCCAATACAGCAGTATTCCTGACATTGCTCGCAGCAATAGCCTTTGCCATAGCCCTTTTTGTAGCCCTGCCTTATTTCTTAAGCCTTCTTTCAGGCGTCAAAGAGGAATCTTCCCCTGTCATATTTAACATGATCGACGGCGCAATCAAGATAATCATCTTTCTCGCTTACCTATATATAATAAGCCTGATGAAAGACATACGAAGAGTATTTGAATACCACGGAGCAGAGCATAAGACAGTCTATGCATATGAAAGCGGGAAAAATCTGACTGTAAGCAACATAAAAAAATATTCAACAAAGCATCCTCGCTGCGGTACATCTTTCCTCTTTATAGTCGTGATAATAAGCATTTTCTTCTTTGCCTTAATTCCGCCTGTTGTTTTGCTGATTTTCCCATCTTTTATCAGCCTGAATTTTTTCCTCAGGAAAGTTATCTTATTTTTTCTCAGGATATTGCTCATACCTTTGATAGCAGCAGTATCTTATGAGCTCCTGAAGCTCAGTGGCAGGCATTCAGGAAATCCAGTAATAAGGGCAGTTTCATATCCCGGAATCCTTCTCCAGCACATAACAACCAAAGAACCTGACGATAAGCAGATTGAAGTAGCGATTAAGTCAATGCAGGAAATATTGAAAAAAGAAAAAATAAAATATCCCTGCTAA
- a CDS encoding N-glycosylase/DNA lyase, which produces MDIKELKRAYSRKKNEIRQRLAEFKKQKDHFYELCFCLLTPQSNAFKCDECIKALKEEHFEKKAIKPEKILKKYTRFHNNKSRYLIRIKQHQNQIFSDLKKIKDPKEKRDYIIRSVKGIGLKEASHFLRNTGCRNLAILDRHILKNLKELGVIKEIPKSLTKNRYIKIEKKFYDFSKKIKIPMDELDLLFWSMETGKVFK; this is translated from the coding sequence ATGGACATAAAAGAATTAAAAAGAGCCTATTCAAGAAAAAAAAATGAGATAAGGCAGAGGCTGGCAGAATTTAAAAAGCAAAAAGACCATTTCTACGAATTATGCTTCTGCCTGTTAACACCCCAGTCAAATGCCTTCAAGTGCGATGAATGCATTAAAGCCCTCAAGGAGGAGCATTTTGAAAAAAAGGCAATAAAGCCGGAAAAAATCCTGAAAAAATATACCCGCTTTCATAATAATAAGTCAAGATATCTTATCAGGATAAAACAGCATCAAAATCAAATATTTTCAGACCTGAAAAAAATAAAAGACCCGAAAGAAAAAAGAGATTATATAATCAGGAGCGTGAAAGGAATAGGCCTTAAGGAAGCATCCCATTTCCTCAGGAACACAGGCTGCAGAAACTTAGCTATCCTTGACCGCCACATATTGAAAAATCTTAAGGAATTGGGTGTTATCAAAGAAATACCGAAATCCCTTACAAAAAACAGATATATCAAAATAGAGAAAAAATTCTATGATTTCTCAAAAAAGATAAAAATTCCCATGGATGAGCTTGATTTGCTTTTTTGGAGCATGGAAACAGGGAAGGTGTTTAAATAA
- a CDS encoding DUF87 domain-containing protein — MILGRITGKTTTKNFKFKIANNAQKFQYVQVMHKDCGYILGQIHEIEREKEEIARCGIIGYRKDGKIQMPRSPLHQGDEVLYAEDRFIRDVLGIEEKGAAYIGKLEGRDIRIYLELNKLLSRHLAIIAKTGAGKSYTCGILVEEILDRKVPLLIIDPHGEYSKIKYENDQELELLKKNNLKPKGYKEQIREYGDRNIDNSLEPVCLNEEFSVHELMHILPSKLTQAQKATVYSVIKDLSPVTLNNLAEALEAEQSITSVNLSSILDYMKSLDLFSPDFTPYEELVKPGMCSIINLKGIAPEVQEIIVYKLLRDLFEQRKLGNVAPFFCVIEEAHNFAPERSFGQAKSSGIIRTIASEGRKFGLGLCVLSQRPARLDKNVLSQCNTHIILKVTNPNDLRSLTNSVENVSSDMEGEIKNLPVGTALVSGVIEIPLLVKIRPRKSRHGGYAVNILETSSNSGSKFLPVIMPRTSEKDLRLIEGRETAPVLIPAVLVEVENKKRFNLLIEMVKGHIVRNIDTKETIALPELTLSKTQENALNAVLELEKFDLAKLNEKTKMPILKLKEYAGLFLKNNIINKEKGKFELSETGRLLKHPEKFGFTDRIKHMQINYKSKLKPRKSREEIRKGLGFLKVKNIRDCYMVYYKVG; from the coding sequence ATGATTTTGGGAAGAATAACAGGAAAAACCACCACAAAGAATTTCAAGTTCAAGATAGCTAATAATGCCCAGAAGTTCCAGTATGTGCAGGTGATGCACAAGGATTGCGGCTATATCCTCGGGCAGATACATGAGATTGAGAGGGAGAAAGAAGAGATAGCAAGATGCGGGATAATAGGCTACAGAAAAGACGGCAAAATCCAGATGCCGAGATCGCCTTTGCACCAGGGTGATGAAGTGCTGTATGCGGAAGACAGGTTTATCAGGGATGTTTTGGGGATTGAAGAAAAGGGCGCTGCATATATAGGCAAACTGGAGGGGAGGGACATAAGGATTTATCTTGAGCTCAATAAGCTGCTGAGCAGGCACCTTGCCATAATTGCAAAGACAGGGGCGGGCAAGAGCTATACGTGCGGCATTCTTGTTGAGGAAATACTTGACAGGAAAGTCCCGCTGCTGATTATCGATCCCCACGGAGAATATTCCAAAATAAAGTATGAGAATGACCAGGAATTAGAGCTGCTGAAGAAAAATAACCTGAAGCCAAAAGGCTATAAGGAGCAGATAAGAGAATACGGGGACAGGAATATAGACAACAGCCTTGAGCCTGTCTGCCTCAACGAGGAGTTCTCAGTCCATGAGCTGATGCATATCCTGCCTTCAAAGCTTACACAGGCGCAGAAAGCCACTGTTTACTCGGTGATAAAAGACCTTAGTCCTGTGACCCTCAACAACCTTGCGGAGGCGCTTGAGGCGGAGCAAAGCATAACTTCTGTCAACCTCAGCTCGATACTTGATTACATGAAAAGCCTTGACCTGTTTTCGCCTGATTTTACCCCTTATGAAGAGCTGGTTAAGCCGGGAATGTGCTCGATAATAAACCTTAAGGGGATAGCTCCCGAAGTGCAGGAGATAATTGTCTATAAGCTGCTGAGGGATTTGTTCGAGCAGAGAAAGCTTGGGAATGTCGCCCCTTTCTTCTGTGTTATCGAGGAAGCGCATAATTTCGCTCCCGAGAGGAGCTTTGGCCAGGCAAAATCAAGCGGCATAATAAGGACCATTGCATCCGAGGGAAGAAAGTTCGGGCTTGGGCTTTGCGTGCTTAGCCAGCGGCCCGCTAGGCTCGACAAAAACGTTCTTTCACAATGCAATACGCACATAATACTGAAAGTGACCAATCCAAATGATTTAAGGTCGTTGACTAATTCTGTGGAAAATGTAAGCTCTGACATGGAGGGGGAGATAAAAAACCTTCCTGTAGGCACTGCCCTTGTTTCGGGCGTTATAGAGATTCCCCTGCTGGTGAAGATAAGGCCGAGAAAATCAAGGCATGGCGGGTATGCTGTGAATATACTCGAGACGAGCTCTAATTCAGGCAGCAAATTTCTGCCTGTGATAATGCCTAGGACATCTGAGAAAGACTTAAGGCTTATAGAAGGCAGGGAAACAGCCCCTGTGCTGATTCCTGCTGTCCTGGTTGAGGTAGAGAACAAAAAAAGGTTTAACCTTCTTATTGAGATGGTAAAGGGCCATATTGTCAGGAACATAGACACAAAAGAGACTATAGCATTGCCTGAATTAACGCTTTCCAAAACGCAGGAAAATGCCCTTAATGCTGTGCTTGAGCTGGAGAAATTCGACCTTGCCAAACTGAATGAGAAGACAAAGATGCCCATACTTAAGCTAAAAGAATATGCCGGATTATTCCTGAAGAATAATATAATCAATAAGGAAAAGGGAAAATTTGAATTAAGCGAAACAGGAAGGCTGCTTAAGCATCCTGAAAAATTCGGCTTTACAGACAGGATAAAGCATATGCAGATAAACTATAAATCAAAGCTGAAGCCAAGGAAAAGCAGGGAAGAGATAAGGAAAGGGCTTGGCTTCCTTAAGGTCAAGAATATCAGGGACTGCTACATGGTCTATTATAAGGTGGGCTAA